Proteins encoded together in one Thermodesulfobacteriota bacterium window:
- a CDS encoding TRAP transporter substrate-binding protein, which translates to MKLPSILSLLGAGLAVGLLATGALASDKISLTYANFPPAPTFPSVQMEKWRETVEARTGGKVAVKTFPGSTLLDAKGMMDGVIDGVADIGCLAFPYQPGRFELLEGVDLPVGFTSSKVANAVLWDLYVKYQPKSLEKVKILALFTAPPAQVMSKTPIRALADLKGYELRATGAGVKPLQLLGATPVAMPQSETPEALQKGIVKGVFSSLDVLKDFNFAEMLRYATITDMQTTSFGVVMNRKKWDALPDDVKKVFDDAAREHSLWVGEYVDNHGRDSVQWSVEKYGLEVIRLAPEEYQKVHETMKPVIDEWVAGLAAKGFPAREFVGDLFVLKGKYEAELGK; encoded by the coding sequence ATGAAGCTGCCCAGCATCCTCTCGCTCCTCGGGGCCGGCCTCGCCGTGGGCCTGCTCGCCACCGGCGCCCTTGCCTCGGACAAGATCAGCCTCACCTATGCCAACTTTCCCCCGGCACCGACCTTCCCGTCCGTGCAGATGGAGAAGTGGCGCGAGACCGTGGAGGCGCGCACCGGGGGCAAGGTCGCGGTCAAGACCTTCCCGGGCTCCACCCTCCTGGACGCCAAGGGCATGATGGACGGGGTCATCGACGGGGTCGCGGACATCGGGTGCCTGGCCTTTCCCTACCAGCCGGGGCGGTTCGAGCTCCTGGAGGGAGTGGACCTGCCGGTGGGGTTCACCAGCTCCAAGGTGGCCAACGCGGTCCTCTGGGACCTTTACGTGAAGTACCAGCCCAAGTCCCTGGAGAAGGTGAAGATCCTCGCCCTCTTTACTGCGCCGCCGGCCCAGGTCATGTCGAAGACTCCCATCCGCGCCCTGGCGGACCTCAAGGGCTACGAGCTTCGGGCCACCGGCGCCGGGGTCAAGCCCCTCCAGCTCCTGGGCGCGACCCCCGTGGCCATGCCCCAGTCCGAGACCCCCGAGGCGCTGCAAAAGGGGATCGTGAAGGGCGTCTTCTCGTCGCTGGACGTGCTCAAGGACTTCAACTTCGCGGAGATGCTGCGCTACGCCACCATCACCGACATGCAGACCACGTCCTTCGGGGTGGTGATGAACCGGAAGAAGTGGGATGCGCTCCCCGATGACGTGAAGAAGGTCTTCGACGACGCGGCCCGGGAGCACTCCCTGTGGGTGGGCGAGTACGTGGACAACCACGGCCGGGATTCGGTGCAGTGGTCGGTGGAGAAGTACGGCCTCGAGGTGATCCGGCTCGCTCCCGAGGAGTACCAGAAGGTCCACGAGACCATGAAGCCGGTCATCGACGAGTGGGTGGCGGGCCTGGCGGCCAAGGGCTTCCCGGCCCGGGAGTTCGTGGGCGATCTCTTCGTGCTCAAGGGCAAGTACGAGGCGGAGCTCGGCAAGTAG
- a CDS encoding TRAP transporter small permease, protein MAWLRRASRLVNRWMLRAASATLLVTMGIAVANMVLRPLGRPVQGSFELMGFGGALIAAFALGYTQERRNHISVDIVFERFGPRLQGALGGVSHLVCAAFFGLAGYRIGRLGLDLMGTGEVSETLRVAFHPIVFCVALGLWGLCFGLVLDGIGALRGEREEG, encoded by the coding sequence ATGGCCTGGCTGCGGCGAGCCTCGCGGCTCGTCAACCGGTGGATGCTGCGCGCGGCCTCGGCGACCCTGCTCGTCACCATGGGCATCGCGGTGGCCAACATGGTGCTCCGGCCGCTGGGCCGGCCGGTGCAGGGTTCCTTCGAGCTCATGGGGTTCGGAGGGGCGCTGATCGCCGCCTTTGCCCTGGGTTACACCCAGGAGCGCCGCAACCACATCTCGGTCGACATCGTGTTCGAGCGGTTCGGACCCCGCCTCCAGGGGGCCCTGGGCGGGGTGTCCCACCTGGTCTGCGCGGCGTTCTTCGGTCTCGCCGGGTACCGTATCGGGCGTCTCGGCCTCGACCTCATGGGTACCGGCGAGGTCTCGGAGACCCTCCGGGTGGCTTTTCATCCCATCGTCTTCTGCGTGGCCCTGGGGCTCTGGGGGCTGTGCTTCGGCCTGGTCCTCGACGGGATCGGAGCGCTGCGCGGGGAGCGGGAGGAGGGTTGA
- the yqeB gene encoding selenium-dependent molybdenum cofactor biosynthesis protein YqeB, giving the protein MRLHSSLTDLRILVRGAGEMASGIAHRLLRSHLKVALTEIAHPLAVRRKVSFCEAVWDGAAEVEGVRSRRVGSAQQFDAVLAAGEIPVLVDPGLACLEAWRPHALLDAAVVKRNLGTHRDMAELVVGFGPGFTAGVDVDLVVETNRGHDLGRLLFEGGAEPNTGVPGSTLGFAGERVLRCPRDGVFEALAEIGDRVETGQAVARVAGVELRAEISGVLRGLLRPGLAVTPGLKAGDVDPRGVRQHCFTISEKARALGGSALEAVLGHFNR; this is encoded by the coding sequence ATGCGCCTGCACTCGAGCCTCACCGACCTTCGCATCCTCGTCCGGGGCGCCGGCGAGATGGCCTCGGGCATCGCCCACCGGCTCTTGCGGAGCCACCTCAAGGTGGCCCTGACCGAGATCGCCCACCCCCTGGCCGTGCGCCGCAAGGTGAGCTTCTGTGAGGCGGTGTGGGACGGCGCCGCCGAGGTGGAGGGCGTGCGAAGCCGCCGGGTGGGCTCGGCGCAGCAGTTCGATGCGGTGCTGGCCGCCGGGGAGATCCCCGTGCTGGTGGACCCGGGGCTCGCCTGCCTGGAAGCCTGGCGGCCCCACGCGCTCCTCGACGCAGCCGTGGTCAAGCGAAATCTGGGCACCCACCGGGACATGGCCGAGCTGGTGGTGGGCTTCGGCCCGGGCTTCACCGCCGGGGTGGACGTGGACCTCGTCGTGGAGACCAACCGGGGCCACGACCTGGGGCGGCTCCTCTTCGAGGGGGGCGCCGAGCCCAATACGGGCGTTCCCGGCAGCACCCTGGGTTTCGCGGGGGAGCGGGTGCTGCGGTGTCCCCGGGACGGAGTCTTCGAGGCGCTGGCCGAGATCGGCGACCGGGTGGAGACGGGCCAGGCGGTGGCCCGGGTCGCGGGCGTGGAACTCCGCGCCGAGATCTCCGGCGTGCTCCGCGGCCTTCTGCGCCCCGGGCTCGCCGTCACCCCGGGGCTCAAGGCCGGCGACGTGGATCCCCGGGGCGTGCGGCAGCACTGCTTCACTATCTCGGAAAAGGCCAGGGCCCTGGGGGGAAGCGCCCTGGAGGCCGTGCTCGGGCACTTCAACCGGTGA